Proteins encoded in a region of the Ornithodoros turicata isolate Travis chromosome 3, ASM3712646v1, whole genome shotgun sequence genome:
- the LOC135390115 gene encoding putative nuclease HARBI1 gives MAELYAFLADEGVSDSESSRHFREHRDAFDSSVTEEEFIGHFRLSKAAAREVCDAVADDLRRSQQWRSTTLSVEQRVLMALRFYATGAFLDNIASDEFIATTKRPVSEAIHAVSLAIIKNLGQRYLKFPASTEEKVAIKRDFYAIAGIPGCLGAIDGTAIAIIAPSRSDPRFVDGNYYSHKGYHALNVLGMRV, from the exons ATGGCGGAACTCTACGCCTTTCTTGCTGACGAAGGGGTCAGCGACAGCGAATCTTCGCGACATTTTCGTGAACACCGCGATGCCTTCGACAGCAGTGTGACAGAAGAGGAGTTCATCGGCCATTTTCGGTTATCGAAGGCTGCTGCCCGGGAGGTGTGCGACGCCGTTGCTGATGACTTACGCCGAT CCCAGCAGTGGCGCAGCACAACTCTGTCGGTGGAGCAGAGGGTCCTGATGGCGCTCAGATTTTATGCAACAGGAGCATTCCTGGACAACATCGCCAGTGATGAATTCATCGCCACTACAAAGCGCCCGGTCTCCGAGGCTATCCATGCTGTCAGCCTAGCCATAATAAAAAATTTAGGACAGAGATATCTGAAGTTCCCGGCATCCACAGAAGAGAAGGTGGCCATCAAACGGGACTTCTATGCCATAGCAGGGATACCCGGATGCCTTG GTGCAATTGACGGTACTGCAATAGCCATCATCGCCCCGAGTCGCAGTGACCCCCGCTTTGTTGATGGGAATTATTATTCCCACAAGGGATACCATGCCCTCAACGTGCTAGGGATGAGAGTGTGA
- the LOC135389237 gene encoding uncharacterized protein LOC135389237, with protein MPSTFVVFPIKTAFGSDFNFSDSLWSPDTQVVDEQITALVVEQICSQVLEVPPDVIKEPMQQYKLPTADCCDGALSQQIEILIGADNHWEFVTRHKPTLPVYQGVQAVEATLGWTLQGPCSLPNVVRTARCHTVTVLHLKNDRYSVASPWKPVVSMQDNKYIAAQRLSQVTRRLSKSQRLMARYDTAIREYLASGVAEKVTQEMDRAQNTAHIYNTPHHAVIRVDRITTKMRMVFDASSHEPGTSSLNDKLNAGLNLNPDIMPLLMNFRLYPVALISDVQETLLQITIHEDDRDALRLLWYRTTPVDGMTRVTFGTAPSTFLLDTTLQHHIQLYASEHPR; from the exons ATGCCAAGTACTTTCGTTGTGTTTCCAATTAAAACAGCATTCGGTTCGGACTTCAACTTCTCGGACTCCCTTTGGAGTCCGGACACGCAAGTGGTCGACGAGCAA ATAACAGCCCTGGTAGTGGAACAGATATGCTCGCAAGTCTTGGAAGTTCCACCTGATGTAATCAAAGAGCCTATGCAGCAGTACAAGCTGCCAACAGCCGACTGTTGCGACGGCGCCCTAAGTCAACAAATAGAGATCCTGATTGGTGCGGACAACCACTGGGAATTTGTTACCAGGCACAAACCCACTCTTCCTGTGTATCAAGGTGTACAAGCAGTCGAGGCGACACTTGGCTGGACGTTGCAAGGACCATGCTCTCTACCGAACGTGGTGCGCACAGCACGCTGTCACACGGTGACTGTGTTGCAC TTGAAGAACGACAGGTATTCAGTTGCCTCGCCGTGGAAACCAGTTGTGTCAATGCAAGACAATAAGTACATTGCGGCGCAGCGTCTTTCACAAGTCACGAGGCGTCTATCCAAGTCACAACGTTTAATGGCGAGATACGACACAGCCATACGTGAATATCTTGCCTCTGGAGTAGCAGAGAAGGTTACCCAGGAAATGGACCGGGCCCAAAATACAGCACACATATACAATACGCCGCATCACGCAGTCATCAGGGTGGATCGAATAACTACAAAGATGAGGATGGTCTTCGACGCATCCTCTCATGAACCTGGCACCAGCTCGCTCAATGATAAGCTGAACGCGGGACTCAACCTAAATCCGGATATCATGCCACTACTTATGAACTTCCGCCTTTACCCAGTAGCCTTGATATCAGATGTACAGGAGACATTGCTCCAGATCACCATACACGAGGATGACAGAGACGCCCTTAGGTTGCTGTGGTACAGAACTACGCCAGTAGACGGCATGACGAGGGTGACTTTCGGCACGGCCCCTAGCACGTTCCTCCTGGACACCACGTTACAGCACCACATCCAGCTGTATGCCAGCGAACATCCGAGATGA